One Spinacia oleracea cultivar Varoflay chromosome 4, BTI_SOV_V1, whole genome shotgun sequence DNA segment encodes these proteins:
- the LOC130459907 gene encoding uncharacterized protein has product MKDKSVYFFDNMLLEPKEMEQRKKAYSVLCSSLEKLLKNMDNIHHEDIKSFKFIPVGGNWKRGAYDKDCCVYLMMLMMVFHGVETVQDGVGIFDFDPLADEDFRKFLRACICGTIVLSDLNCYRDEYLKRMVAFRKYRKQDVLDALIKQREELTQKYMNDASKIEIVARNSSARKSKHVETEDEAETDVNVEGKGRGKGGRRTRGGRRGKARGRGASRG; this is encoded by the exons ATGAAAGACAAAAGTGTCTATTTCTTTGATAATATGCTTCTGGAACCAAAAGAGATGGAACAAAGGAAGAAAGCTTATTCTGTCTTG TGTTCTTCATTGGAAAAACTACTGAAAAATATggataacattcatcatgaagaTATTAAAAGCTTCAAATTTATCCCGGTCGGTGGTAATTGGAAGCGAGGTGCTTATGACAAAGACTGTTGTGTCTATTTGATGATGTTAATGATGGTTTTTCATGGTGTTGAAACGGTACAAGATGGTGTTGGGATTTTTGACTTTGATCCCTTGGCAGAT GAAGATTTCAGGAAGTTTCTCAGGGCTTGTATTTGTGGCACCATTGTGTTGTCAGATTTGAATTGTTACAGAGATGAATATCTGAAACGAATGGTTGCATTCAGGAAATACAGGAAACAAGATGTTTTGGATGCCCTAATTAAACAAAGGGAAGAGTTGACGCAGAAATACATGAATGATGcttcaaaaattgaaattgttgcAAGAAATAGTTCAGCAAGGAAATCCAAACATGTTGAAACAGAAGATGAAGCTGAGACAGATGTCAATGTTGAAGGGAAAGGACGTGGCAAAGGCGGGAGACGCACCCGAGGAGGCAGACGCGGGAAGGCACGTGGACGAGGTGCTTCACGTGGTTAA